In a single window of the Necator americanus strain Aroian chromosome X, whole genome shotgun sequence genome:
- a CDS encoding hypothetical protein (NECATOR_CHRX.G21448.T1): MPPALGAAHSDDRSMAYYRSDILMRTYDEMTRHFAYPECFRFGIRVIYRACCRGIMWRQSICNGAVNDGRQHRRRLAWLKEAVTTKRRRRSTIDERFRGLAAAGFCPKHE; the protein is encoded by the coding sequence ATGCCGCCGGCATTAGGAGCCGCTCACAGCGATGATCGTTCGATGGCATATTATCGTTCCGATATTTTAATGAGAACATATGATGAGATGACACGTCACTTCGCATATCCCGAATGTTTCCGCTTCGGAATTCGTGTAATATATCGTGCTTGTTGTCGCGGAATTATGTGGAGGCAATCAATTTGTAACGGCGCTGTGAACGACGGGCGCCAGCATCGCCGACGGCTAGCGTGGCTGAAAGAAGCTGTGACGACGAAGAGACGCCGGCGTTCCACCATCGACGAGAGATTCCGAGGCCTAGCCGCGGCCGGCTTCTGCCCGAAGCATGAATGA